The sequence below is a genomic window from Aureispira sp. CCB-E.
ACCTTTGGAATTTCTCCTTTTGATGAAAACTTAATTTATTATTCTAATGGAGATCGTTACAAAGTATATGATAATGGAAGTGTTAGTACTTATACCTCTGGTAGTGCTAATAAATTCGAGTACCATGTAGACTTAGAGGATTTTGTCAGTCATCCAACCAATCCAAACGAAGTTTGGATGTGTAATCATGGTGGGGTCGCGAGGTCACTTAATAAAGGAGTGAATTGGGAAACCAAAACGGATGGGCTTGGAGTAGCAGAAATAATGGATATGATGACTGCTCGAACCGATGCTTCTAAACTGGTTATTGCAACTTATCATGATGGTTCATCTATTACCACGACAGGGCATTACAATGGTTGGGATCCAGAGTGGCACCATGTTTATGGAGGCGATGGCGTAACACCTATGGTAGATCGAACAGATCCTAAGCACGTTTGGGTGAATACTCAAGGTGGTAAACAGGCTTATTCAGATGATGGAGGTGCAGCAAATACGTTTAGTTATCAAGCAAGTGGTTCTGGCTGGACGGCCAGTATGGGACAGCATGCACATGATCCTAAGACGATTTTTTGGGCTTATCGAAATACTGTTTCAGGTATTTCAGGAGCCAATATCAGACGCTCATTTGATCATGGCGACACCTATCATCCTATTACAGATTTTCACAGTCATCCAGATTTGGCAGGGATTACACCTGGGTGGCACGTTACAGAAATAGAAGAAGCACGAAGTAATGATAATTATCTGTATGTTACAATTTTAGAACAGCCAGCAAATAGTCCAAGTGTTTGGAGATTGTTTAGAACCAAACAAATAAACGAAGATGCTACTACTATTATTAATTCTTGGGAACAGCTTCCCATTCCTTTGGTCAATTCTTGGATTGCGGATATAGAAGTCGATCCCGAAAACCCTGAAATTGTCTATGTTGTATATACAACAGGGTTGAGTAGTGGTCCTGTTTTTAATAACAATGGTTGTGGTGAAAAGATTCTTTTTAAGATGGATTATACCAATCCTGCTTTAGTAAATTGTAGTACAGGTGCGAATTGTACCGATTACACGTTTAATTTGCCGCCTACTAGTAGCCAAGGAAGCAACACATCTCATGAGGTGCTATCTATTGAGCAAGGCTCCAATGGAGGAATGTATTTTGCGACTAGAGTGGGAGCTTTTTATATCAATAACAATTTGATTGCATCAGGAGATTATTGGCAACGATTTGGAACCAACCTTCCTTATGTTAGAGCCTCAGGTATGGAAATTGCCTATGATATTAATCGAATACGCATGAGTTTTGTAGGAAGAGGAGTATGGGAACATGAATTGCATTGTCCTGATGATTTAAGTTTTAATGAAAGTGGTGTATATACTTCTGATGAATATTTAGAGGCTATCTATCATATTAATTCTACGGCAGTCGTAAGCCCAACTCTAGATGTTCGTTATCGGGCAGGTTCTTTTGTGCATTTGAAGCCAGGTTTTAAAGCGAAACCAAATTCTGTTTTTCATGCATTTATTCATCGTTGTGACAAACCAGGAAATAGCTTTAAACGACTAGACAACTCAAATGGAGCGAGTCCCCAAGAAGCACTTGAAATCAAAGAATCAGCAGATTTAGGTATCAAGACATATCCTAATCCTAGTGACGGTCATTTTACCGTAGGGGTAGATCTTGATGATATAGATGAATATTACTCTTTGCAAGTCATTGATTTAACAGGAAAAGTGATTTTTGAATCGTTGAAAAATTCTACAGAGAAAGTCGATATTAATCTAAGTGACCAACCGAATGGAATGTATATTATTCTATTTAAGTCTGGAGATAATCTTCTTTATAATAAAGTTATCAAGGAATAAAATTTTTTCTAAATGGAATGTGATAAGAAGTCCTAAAAACTTTGGTTGCAATA
It includes:
- a CDS encoding T9SS type A sorting domain-containing protein; this encodes MDILKKAVLLLCCVTPWFASAQVVSVDDMRTKTYFEIVEEKERYFAGLPPRQLEGEGSEYNRFQRWKEKWEPRVATHGSFRQYFEYEKKMFQTNPNCNPNVINSNPWLEIGPTEQPVGPFEDPSNGGTADGIGPTEQLIFAPSNPLVMLVASLSGGLFYSTNGGNDWLQSGSDKWPQPGCSSADIHPSNPNIWLATSVDNNNGEGGVIGYTGGIYRTVDQGATWERIGSQLQLNWLYNALFGVKFDLIDPNIAYTNTQYGLYKSTNVLSASVTWTRLNITAPVSVTSAYPTFDFSGLDHRVHDLEFRPINPSSPGSSIQDLYASVRFYGTKTVSGELIKKYVWRLMKSNDGGATWSEVVTPSSIDNLVHLTIEMTKANRDIVTLLYAGAPPYGIHRYNVNTNIWTTLTPSSTINFGSGHTFGISPFDENLIYYSNGDRYKVYDNGSVSTYTSGSANKFEYHVDLEDFVSHPTNPNEVWMCNHGGVARSLNKGVNWETKTDGLGVAEIMDMMTARTDASKLVIATYHDGSSITTTGHYNGWDPEWHHVYGGDGVTPMVDRTDPKHVWVNTQGGKQAYSDDGGAANTFSYQASGSGWTASMGQHAHDPKTIFWAYRNTVSGISGANIRRSFDHGDTYHPITDFHSHPDLAGITPGWHVTEIEEARSNDNYLYVTILEQPANSPSVWRLFRTKQINEDATTIINSWEQLPIPLVNSWIADIEVDPENPEIVYVVYTTGLSSGPVFNNNGCGEKILFKMDYTNPALVNCSTGANCTDYTFNLPPTSSQGSNTSHEVLSIEQGSNGGMYFATRVGAFYINNNLIASGDYWQRFGTNLPYVRASGMEIAYDINRIRMSFVGRGVWEHELHCPDDLSFNESGVYTSDEYLEAIYHINSTAVVSPTLDVRYRAGSFVHLKPGFKAKPNSVFHAFIHRCDKPGNSFKRLDNSNGASPQEALEIKESADLGIKTYPNPSDGHFTVGVDLDDIDEYYSLQVIDLTGKVIFESLKNSTEKVDINLSDQPNGMYIILFKSGDNLLYNKVIKE